The Streptococcus sp. oral taxon 431 nucleotide sequence GTCATTTTTATAAGCTTTTCTTTTTGAAAACAGCAAGTCCACTTATGGTAAAGAATAGAATAACAGTCACTGTAACGATAATGGTGTATAGAACAGCTTGACTATAGGCAGTCATGGCATAGGCAAAATTCAAGGACAAATAGCGTAAAATCTCGATATCTGGAAAGATAAGCATTGGTGTTGAAAGCAAGATAGAACTGATTAAATAGCCTATGAAAACAGCCAAATAAGAATGAGTCACATATAGAATGAAGGAAACAATAGATAGCCAAGCTAGAAGGCAGAGAAATTGCAGAGAAATTGTTAGAAGTAGATTGCCAATAAATCCTTCTGGCATCGTACCAACCCCGTTTAGGATAGTTGCTGGTACAAAAGCAATAACTAGGCTAACAAAAATTTGCATTAGAGCGATACTGGCTAATACAACAGATTTGGCAAAGAAGAATTCTGTACGAGAAACACCCACTGTCAAACTATTTTTATAGAGTTTTCCGATAAGATCAACTCCTAGAACTAAGCAAGCAAGGATAATGCAGAGAAAAACGAGGTTTGAACCTTGACTCGATGCGTTAATCAGGGCTTGAATACCATCCCAGCCCTTACTTGGAAGTTCAGTTTCTGGAGGTGTTGTTTCAACTGACATTAGATGTCCTGTCGCCCCAATAGTGGCTCCCATCAACATGAGTGCAAAGAGAACAATCTCTGTAATCCAAAAGCCTTTGGAACGGAAAAGACGGTAAAAGTCTGCTTGAATTGTGTGTATCATGGTGTTCCTCCTATTTTACTAATTGTGTGAAGTATTCTTCAAGATTTTGACGAGCATAGTAAATCTCATCCACGGCAACATCTGCTAGAGTAAGTTCTTTGAGAATGCGTTTGATATCTTGTTCATGACTAAAAATATGAATCTCATTGTCTGAATTAACAACTTTAAATTCAAGATGCACTTTGTCTTTTAAGATTTGACTAGCTTTTTCTTTGTCACTTGTTTTTAGAACAATATAGTCTTCATTAAGTGTCTCAAATTCGGCCTTACTGATTTCTCGAATGATTTTCCCTTGGTCCAGAATTCCAAAGCGATTGGCAACAAGATAAAGTTCTGACAAGATATGACTAGAGATGAGAATGGTCATTCCTTTCTCTTGATGCAGACGTTGAATCATTTGACGAAACTCTTTGATACCGATTGGGTCAAGACCATTGATGGGTTCATCAAGGATGAGAAAGTCTGGTTTTGATAGGAGAGCGATAGCAATGCCTAGACGTTGTTTCATCCCAAGAGAGAAATCTCGAAAAACTTTTCTACCTGTATCTGTTAACCCTACATACTTTAATGTTTCCTGAATGACTTGATCAGCATTTGGGATATGTCGAATAGTACAATAGTATTTAAGATTTTGATAGGCCGTTAAATGATTGTGAGCTACTGGGGACTCAATGACTGAACCTACTCGGGATAGGGCTTTTGTGCATTCCTTATAACTTTGACTGGAAAAGAGGGAAATAGTTCCATGGTCAGCAGATAATAATTGGGTAATGATTTTAATCAGAGTAGTTTTACCAGCACCATTCTTTCCGATAAGCCCATAGATATCTCCTTCTTTCACTGAGAGATTAAGATCTTGTAGAATGGGTTGTTTACCAAATTGTTTGGACAAGCCATGGATTTCGAGGACTGTTTTCATAGTTTTCTCCTTTAACCTTTAATACTCAATGAAAATCAAAGAGCAAACTAGAAAGCGAGCCGCAGGCTGTACTTGAGTACGGCAAGGCGAAGCTGACGTGGTTTGAATTTGATTTTCGAAGAGTATAAGATGTTTTATTTTTATAATTCTAGTATAAAGCATAGATATCAAAGAATCGTCAAGCATTTCTAAAGTGTTTCTAAAGTTTTTAAGTTTCTAAAAAATAAAAAGCCCAATTGGCTAGAAATACTAGTTGACTGGGCTTATTTTCTACAAAATATATTTCTCAATAGCGCGTGCAACACCGTCTTCTTC carries:
- a CDS encoding ABC transporter permease, producing the protein MIHTIQADFYRLFRSKGFWITEIVLFALMLMGATIGATGHLMSVETTPPETELPSKGWDGIQALINASSQGSNLVFLCIILACLVLGVDLIGKLYKNSLTVGVSRTEFFFAKSVVLASIALMQIFVSLVIAFVPATILNGVGTMPEGFIGNLLLTISLQFLCLLAWLSIVSFILYVTHSYLAVFIGYLISSILLSTPMLIFPDIEILRYLSLNFAYAMTAYSQAVLYTIIVTVTVILFFTISGLAVFKKKSL
- a CDS encoding ATP-binding cassette domain-containing protein, whose product is MKTVLEIHGLSKQFGKQPILQDLNLSVKEGDIYGLIGKNGAGKTTLIKIITQLLSADHGTISLFSSQSYKECTKALSRVGSVIESPVAHNHLTAYQNLKYYCTIRHIPNADQVIQETLKYVGLTDTGRKVFRDFSLGMKQRLGIAIALLSKPDFLILDEPINGLDPIGIKEFRQMIQRLHQEKGMTILISSHILSELYLVANRFGILDQGKIIREISKAEFETLNEDYIVLKTSDKEKASQILKDKVHLEFKVVNSDNEIHIFSHEQDIKRILKELTLADVAVDEIYYARQNLEEYFTQLVK